The genome window GGACACAAATTAGGAGCTGACCCACtatttcaaaacagtttttatttggTGAACCCTGTGTGATACAGAATACTGTATAAGGCACTTTAATAGGGAATTATTGTAAAGCTATTAAGTACAACTGTGAAACTGCAACTCAAGTGAAGATACattgtgagagaaaaagaggaaaagcaagaGGATAATTCAAAGTAGAAAACAATTCTAGTTTGATTGTCATGTACCTGGACTGCAAGGATTAAGTAAGATAAGTAAGAATAAATATGTCAATTTACCTCAACATCAATGAATTCCTGAAAACAAATTATGGCTGCAACATATGCTGAATTGGATATTTTTGAAAACTGAACTCATGAAAGGCACATTAAACGTCTAAAGAGGTAGCTGATATGAATGAAACATTTGGCTACCTTAAGAAAAGGAAACACCCTTAAATACTAAAGAAAACGCTAAAATTAACAATCTCAAATCAGGCATTGACAAACTACTGCCccaaagaaattaaatgtttttcagtgcatAAAAGGCATTTCTCAGTGgttatttaaaagagaaaaaaggaaaacattacaGTAGTCAGAGAGGGAACATTTTCAATGCACCCACTGATTAAATAATATGGGTTTGTTTTGTGGTCAAATAACAATAACTGTATCATTACATTACAGTTGTTGAACTGCTGTATGTGAATCTGAGAGTGgtgaaaatatatttctatGTCCCAAACAGTAACATATTCataaaaaaatggaacaaaacgAGCACTGAAATAACTACGATTtggtacaaagacaataaagtCTTCCTCTGTCTTACCAAGACAATCTCctaacaaaaaaaaccaaaagacaTTTCATCTGCTGTGCAAACATCCACCGAACAACTTACAACCATGAAACCAACTTAAAAACATTATCAGTGAATCCACAGATATACAAACATGTTCTGTAGGAGGAAAATGGGAGTGCAGGGAACAGTCCGAGATGTAAATGAAACCATTGGCACACATCTTAAAAAGAAAACTCCCCTCTTGGATTCACGTGTTTGATTCTCAGTCCTTCAATAAGCTGGAGGCTGGTAGTTTCCTGGGTCCTCCTGGCGGCTTGGGAAAGGCGACTGCTGGTAGCCTGTGGGACCACTGCTGCTGGGGTACTGAGCGGGCGGGTACGGGGTGGTGTGGTCGTTGGCTGGGTCTCTGTACTCCTGGTCAAACTCGCTGACGCCTTGCCGATATCTTGCATAAGCAAAGTAGGACAGGAGTGCCTGTTGAGAGAAGTCCGAATCAGTAAGTGGAGCTTTTATGCAACTCTTGAGCAAATTTTGAGCCAGCTGTAAGTTATCGTGTGATTTTGTTAGTCAAATGCTGGTCACAAGCGAAGGTGATAAGAGGCTCACCCAGGTGACGAttgagaagaaggagaaggccACAACAGCCCGGGCTGCATCTCCAGCATTAGAGTCAGTGGTCTTGGACCACTGGTTGGCCAGGACACAGAAGCAGATGAACCACAGGAACGTCCACACCGCTGTCCCATGtagaaaatgtcaaagcagAGAAATAAATCAGGATTAAGGTCAAATATGACGACAGCACTTACTTCTACTAGGCTACACTTCCCGTTTTTGTTCACAGTTCCTTTTTTCTAGCATGAGCAGTCCACACCTGCTGACTCTCACCTGAGAAGAACAAATCTCCTATAACTATGAATTTTCTCTCCTTGGCATTGCTGATCCGTGGGAAGTAGGCATCCAGTATGAGGAAGACAACACAAGCCAAGAAGGCCAGGACTCCGATTCCGACGCCGTAGCTGCAGGCACTGTCGTTGTCGTTAAACATGCATTTGACGTCGGCTTTGGTCGTTGGATTAACGTAGCCTTCTGCTGTGATGGTTGCAAAGACCACAATGGAGAATAACTGCAAAAAAGGGACATGCAGGGTTAATGTCCTGGGGAGGTGGGGGAAAATGCATGTTGGGACCGTGTGATTCTTATCACATGATTCACATTAGAAGAAAGCTTTCaccatttaaaagaaaaaaaaaatctaaattcatATTAAAAACAGTTGTCAAGACAGTTCAGACAAGTAGGGCTGAGCAGATGACGCTCAAAGGTTTTAATTCTTGTGCTATTTGAACAATGTAAATATGGCCGAAATGATTATAGTTTTCACTAAGCAAATATTATCTGAACGTGACAGTTTGCTGCACCTCTgagtttttaaaatgattttaaactCAATATCTTTATGTTTTGAACTAGTAATCTTACAAACATAGAGGATGTCGCCTTGTTTTCTCAGAAccaatttttgttttctgacatttcaaaagACCACACAATTAATCGACAATGAAAACAAACGTTTCTCGCAGCTCTACACGGATATCTCATCCATCTTGGCATCCCTGCATTGCCTTCCTGCTGCTTCTGGAACCGATTGCAAAATCTGGATTATATTCAAGACATTTTAGTGCTTTACACTTTGATCCCTATGATCCTCAGATCTTACTTCTCGTTGTTCAGAAATGTGCACAGAAGCAACAAAGCCTTTGCTGTCAGGAATCACTGAATCTGAAATAACTTGCATGAAGAGATAATGGCACCAACTGTATATACTTTTAAAAGTACACCTTTAgcttttcagttatttttttatgaattttaTTTACCTGACTTAGttgtctggttttgttttgctattttttggTTTGTCTTATATTAACCACTTCGTAGACGTATTTTTGAAGAGTATAATATACATAAAGTTTACTATTACCAAATTAGCATGTATTAGCTTTCACCATACCAACCTACTGTAACTGGCCTGTAATACGCATTTGAACACAACAGTGCAGAGTTGTAGAGCTCAACAGATGACGCCGGGAAAGTTTCAATTCCTGATCTTTACTCGCACTGTAAACCCTCcagaaaataaagcaacattttttgtGAGTCTGAACTCCTCCAGGTCCACTTTCCCACATAAGTGGAACCAACACAAATAGCAAACAAGCCCGAGGGAAAACTTGCAGTTTGTGCGGTGACACAGCAGTGGAcatgctagctaacattagctaatatCAACAAGCGCTAACGACAACACATCTACTTTTCAGTTAATATTACACTTTTTTTCAGAATTCAAGCAAACACCCAGTTCATGTCCAGTGACGGCAGCTCAGAAAGCCAGCAAGCTGTAGATTTGACTAATTCGTGTGGACCCTGGCAGCTCACATCTGTTAACAGAAAATCAGTGATGTGACAGCTGGCTAATTTTGATGCTAACGTTTCCGTGTAACTTTAGTCACTCACCCAGCTCAGGCAGCGCACAATGGTCTGAGGCTGTTTCACAAAGCTCTCCAAATCAAAAGCACCGCCGGCCAAAGAGGCCCCGTAAGCACTGCTCTGCATTTTGTCACCCCCCAGACAAAAATTCCTGTCGAACAATTTAAAGATGAGCTGGAAAAGCCCTTCTGTCAAAGTTGGGACAGTTTCGTTTTATCAAACAGCTTCCTGAAAACTTTTTAAAGTCCGCCCCTGATCTGAGGCGTTCACGCTCTCCTCGGAAACTACGCAAATGAAGTTGACCTGGAAATAACGTCTTGTCAATGACAACGCATGAAGCTGTGAATAAAACGTTCCCAAAAGGCAGCGCTAATTACAGTGCATTTTACGAGGTGCAAAGGTTCATATTGTTTGATAATAAATTATAAtgagttcagttcagttgaatTTGTTTGTGTCAGCTTTATTGCCATTACAACAAAGGTCCTTAAGAATTTATATAGGGTGAGCACAAGTgcaacaggacagacaggacaacattaaacacaacaaaataatgaagcCATCAAATACATGACAATATATCAAGATAGTATTATAACTAAAGATTTACTATAACATGAATTTCCACTGAATATCCCCAACATTATCTATACTACTAGCATGTGGAGTTGTTGTCTCTTAGTATGTTTTAAATAATCTGGAttatttggttgtttgtttctgattgCATCTTTTGGGAACTTGGTTATTTAGACAGGATTCAACACAACTATTGATATACTATAATGTCTAGAATCTGAAGTCCCAAACTTTCCCAAATGCATGAAACAAACTATGTAccagtaatgataataataaaaatattcatcattattttacTTGTTGTATTCTATGTTTAACTTTGTACCTGTATGTCGTCTCTAcatgtcctgttttgttttgttttttactgtttttgttccaCTACTTCTCGACCTGTTTGCTATCATGTCTTTACTGACACTGGTTTGACTAATTGAACGTAGCCTTGCAGTTCCTCGCTATGACCACGTGGGGAAGTAAAAACTCGTGTCTCTATAGGTCCACAAGTCAAGTGTCGACTCCAACGagcttcaaaacaaacacaaacccatACTTAGTGAAACTTTCAAATTATGTTGTAATgtatattcttcttcttcttctttttcttcttcttcttcttcttcttcttcttcttcttcttcttcttcttcctgcaaGGTATCCCAGAGATGCTTAACTGACTGCACTTCAGATGCAGACAGATAACTTTGTACCAATTGCAAATAAGGCACAGctgtgctgagagagagagacagcgtaggagccagagagagagagaggaagtgtccGTGATGTGTTTTGACAATTAGTCAAAAACAGACCGCAACAATGTCAGCGACAACCCACTGCTCCATGTAATGTTCTGTGTGCAGTGAACAGAGAGACATCGAGGACCATGGCCTACAATGTGAGCTTCAGTGTCAACATTTGTCAAACGGATTCTGACTATGAGTAAGTCTTCGTTTAAAACATTCTCTTTGAAAGTTGACACTGACACTTGCTCTGCATCTTCCTGCTTGGGTTGGGCTAGTGCACTTGACCTTAGAAGCACGTACTGTAGCGGCTACCATGAGTCAACATTGATTTCACTCATCTATTCTATTTATAATTTACTCCTGTTTTTTTGATGTTGGTTTGAACTgtggttctcaaactttttttctgGAAAGCCCCCCTGTCAGAAGGAGGGAAAAGCTCCTGATCCCCCACCCCACAATTTCTCATCAATCATTATCAATTATAGTGATCTATCATTCAAACTTCAAAGCATCTGagttgcagcagcaggaagtgttcTGTAAAATTTGACTGGCAATGGTAATATCATCGGAAAATGACACAACCTGTCTTATGTACGGTACATGCTTCTGTCCTGAGGGTTCCTCTGATGGCTTCTTTCCTTCAGGAACCTGGGTGAAGGCGAACCAGGTCAGGAGTCCTTCCGGCTTGTTGGCGAGCCAGCAGCCAGTGCCCGGCGGTGTCCTGAAATCCTACAGATGGATGTTTTTAGGGAATGCACAGGTACAGATATAGAATGTCTGCCAtttactgcagctgctttttcaaTTTGTAATACCTGTAGATGGAAAAGCCTGTACAAGTAACATTTGCTGCTGATTAGACAATGATGGCCGCACGAGAGACGAGAGACTTGGCAGGGAgcagctctctctgcagaggCACCGCTGGTCAGCTGCAACCATGAAGGTCCTCTCCTCAATGCCCAGTCGCACAGCAGGTGAGACAAAAcctgtctgctgtttatttatCCATTTCTATATGTGAATTGTGAGATTTACTTTTTATAAAATATTCCTTGTCCACACAGGGGCAAACAGCGATGCAGTAAATTCCCGGCGAGCCAGGCACTCGTCACAGCTACGCCCCAGTCAGACCTCCTCCCATGACTCTTCTCACCCCTCCAGGCCGGACCAGGGTGTCTCCGTCCATGCGGACATGGAGGAACTCATTACCGAAGGTGGGCGGGAATATGCTGAGCCACTAATTGCTCCAAACGTTGCGGCTGATGCTCAGCAGATCGGGCGCAGCAGAAGTTGCTCATTTCTAACTTTTGGTTTCCAgagaacaagaaggagcagtTGGTGTCCAACCTCCGAGGCCTCTCAGTGAGCGAGGGCATGCGCAAGCTGAGATCCACGCCGCTCAGCCTGGCAGATAAGATGGAACTCAGGTACACGCTGCACTGTGAACCTCCAGTGGCCTGCAAAATAAAGCAGCTCTCACtacttccctctctttctttcaggcGACTCGCTTTCAGTGACGTAGCTGAAAGTTCCCTCATCAGCAGAAACATCCCATGCTGCAGCTGCCTGAGCGTCTACGTTTGGAGGGTGAGTCCCAGCGGCGTGCTACACGATGAACCGTCTTTGTTCGCGGGTCACTCACGCACATGGGCTTCTCTCCCCCTCAGACTTGGCGTCACTGCCAGTTCAGCTGCCTCCACGTCCTCAGCTCCCTCCAGCTGTGGCACTCACCCATGAAGAGGCTGAGCGGACGTTTCGGAACCGGGGTGCTCtcctacttcctgtttgtccgGACCCTCCTGCTCTTCAACCTCCTCCTCGTCGTCATCAATGGAGTGTTCCTGGTCTTCCCTCAAGCTGtcgaccctcctcctcctcctctttatgGCTCTCGTCCCAACACTTTCACCGGGCTTGAGCTCCTCACAGGCACGGTAAGATGGCCGTACATCAAGAGCAGCATAGACGTGAGTATTTTTCTCCTGAATCAGATCATTCAGAGC of Chelmon rostratus isolate fCheRos1 chromosome 17, fCheRos1.pri, whole genome shotgun sequence contains these proteins:
- the syngr2a gene encoding synaptogyrin-2a — its product is MQSSAYGASLAGGAFDLESFVKQPQTIVRCLSWLFSIVVFATITAEGYVNPTTKADVKCMFNDNDSACSYGVGIGVLAFLACVVFLILDAYFPRISNAKERKFIVIGDLFFSAVWTFLWFICFCVLANQWSKTTDSNAGDAARAVVAFSFFSIVTWALLSYFAYARYRQGVSEFDQEYRDPANDHTTPYPPAQYPSSSGPTGYQQSPFPSRQEDPGNYQPPAY